In a genomic window of Flavobacterium crassostreae:
- the fsa gene encoding fructose-6-phosphate aldolase has protein sequence MKFFIDTANLAQIKEAQALGVLDGVTTNPSLMAKEGITGKNNILKHYVAICNLVEGDVSAEVNALDFEGMVKEGEELAELHEQIVVKLPMTKEGIMAAKYFSDRGVKTNVTLVFSAGQALLAAKAGATYVSPFIGRLDDVSTDGLALIEEIRDIYDNYGYETQILAASVRHTMHIVNCAKIGADVMTGPLSAIYGLLKHPLTDIGLAQFVADFEKGNK, from the coding sequence ATGAAATTTTTTATTGACACGGCTAATTTAGCTCAAATTAAAGAAGCACAGGCCTTAGGAGTTTTGGATGGCGTTACTACAAATCCGTCTTTGATGGCTAAAGAAGGTATTACCGGAAAAAACAATATATTGAAGCATTATGTGGCTATTTGCAACCTGGTAGAGGGTGATGTAAGTGCTGAGGTGAATGCGTTGGATTTTGAAGGTATGGTTAAAGAGGGAGAAGAATTGGCGGAACTGCACGAGCAAATTGTGGTGAAGTTGCCAATGACCAAGGAGGGGATTATGGCTGCTAAGTATTTTTCGGACAGAGGGGTTAAAACCAATGTAACTTTGGTGTTCTCGGCTGGACAGGCTTTGTTGGCTGCCAAAGCAGGGGCGACGTATGTATCTCCGTTTATTGGTCGTTTGGATGATGTATCTACCGATGGATTGGCCTTGATTGAGGAGATTAGAGATATTTATGATAATTATGGTTACGAAACGCAAATTTTGGCAGCATCTGTTCGCCACACGATGCATATTGTTAATTGTGCAAAAATTGGTGCAGATGTTATGACTGGGCCTCTTTCGGCAATTTATGGTTTATTGAAACACCCTTTGACGGATATTGGTTTGGCACAGTTTGTGGCAGATTTTGAAAAAGGTAATAAATAA